One Salvelinus fontinalis isolate EN_2023a chromosome 27, ASM2944872v1, whole genome shotgun sequence genomic region harbors:
- the LOC129825403 gene encoding uncharacterized protein LOC129825403 isoform X3 translates to MSATEDDTELRDLLIQTLENNGVLNKLKAEMRAAVFLAMDEQARVENKTPLVNENLKKCLNTQDGHLVASLIIDFLQVFHIDFTLAVFQPEINSLNGLGSREQVSRDLGITETDMNRTTPLLLELVKRGRHREKASIFSAELSPRQIADARQKFDSYDKDRTDGICKEDLEALFGDVFPNFNKNMLERFVTDELRAGDKASSKSSDFQEFLGLYRRFFSQCRSVITHDTSDVIHNPSGFVEKMSPSPASKIPRFKGHKNSAQEEKADAKVNCKGKGQGHVVSRHSEASGDNGNAPVASLKKGLEVEEHADESNSFFDDPLPKPQKTYGWRAADLGRGVGSRTLASFLDPATQRSAAGGGSHSGESHHRDLSGSRNDDDVDCDDDFNSHRSDISKSEVSIGEEIEEVSVKGPDNSNKEKMNHTDNGEETVNNSVVYDYDVVEPCNMEDNNSVETVVRLYIHSVICILGLLGNILVIVTYAFYKKAKSMTDVYLLNVAIADMLFVAALPLIIYNEQSGWAMGTVACKVLRGAYSVNLYSGMLLLACISTDRYIAIVQARRSFRLRSLIFSRIICAAVWSLALLLSVPTFVYYERYVPAHSTLGNYYDNYDYNNATTPFDLENTIFLEEEDYVVCNFRFPDNATARQMKILVPSTQMAVGFLLPLLVMGFCYANIIVTLLRAKNFQRHKAVRVVLAVVVVFIICHLPYNVALLYDTVNKFQNLACSHVDATEVAKTVTETVAYLHCCLNPVLYAFIGVKFRNHFRKIVEDVWCIGKRVMNPRRFSRATSEMYVSTVRKSMDGSSTDNASSFTM, encoded by the exons GCAGAAATGCGTGCTGCCGTCTTCCTGGCCATGGATGAACAAGCTAGAGTGGAG AATAAAACTCCACTTGTCAATGAAAACTTGAAGAAATGTCTTAATACACAGGATG GACACCTGGTGGCCAGCCTTATCATAGACTTCCTGCAGGTGTTCCACATAGACTTCACACTTGCTGTCTTCCAGCCAGAGATCaactca CTAAATGGCCTGGGCAGCCGTGAGCAGGTGTCTCGTGATCTGGGTATCACTGAGACCGATATGAATAGGACCACTCCTCTGCTGCTTGAGCTTGTCAAGAGAGGCAGACACAGGGAGAAGGCCTCCATCTTCTCAGCG GAACTATCCCCCAGGCAAATAGCAGATGCTCGGCAGAAGTTTGACAGTTATGACAAG GACAGAACTGATGGGATATGCAAAGAGGATTTGGAAGCTCTGTTCGGAGATGTATTTCCCAACTTCAACAA GAACATGCTGGAGAGGTTCGTCACTGATGAGCTCCGAGCTGGAGACAAAGCCTCCAGTAAAT ctAGTGACTTCCAAGAGTTTCTGGGCTTGTACAGGCGCTTCTTCAGTCAGTGTCGAAGTGTG ATCACCCATGACACCAGTGATGTCATTCACAATCCCAGTGGATTTGTTGAGAAGATGAGCCCTTCACCGGCGAGTAAG ATCCCCAGGTTTAAAGGACATAAGAACAGTGCGCAGGAGGAGAAGGCTGACGCCAAGGTAAACTGCAAG GGTAAAGGTCAGGGTCACGTGGTGTCGAGGCACAGCGAGGCGTCCGGGGACAACGGCAACGCCCCCGTGGCGAGCCTGAAGAAGGGTCTCGAGGTGGAGGAGCACGCAGACGAGAGCAACTCGTTCTTTGACGACCCTTTGCCTAAACCACAGAAAACCTATGGCTG GAGAGCAGCAGATTTGGGGAGGGGAGTGGGCAGCAGAACCCTGGCCTCCTTTTTGGACCCGGCCACACAGCGGAGTGCTGCAGGTGGGGGGTCTCACTCAGGAGAATCCCACCACAGAGACCTCTCAGGCAGCAGGAACG ATGATGACGTTGACTGTGATGATGACTTTAACAG CCATCGATCAGATATCTCTAAGAGTGAGGTGAGCATTGGAGAAGAGATCGAGGAGGTTTCCGTAAAGGGACCTGACAACAGCAATAAG GAGAAAATGAACCATACGGATAATGGCGAGGAAACAGTTAACAATTCAGTGGTGTATGACTATGATGTGGTGGAGCCATGTAATATGGAAGACAACaacagtgtggagacagtggtgCGACTCTACATCCACTCTGTCATCTGCATCCTGGGTTTACTGGGCAACATCCTGGTGATCGTCACCTACGCCTTCTACAAGAAGGCCAAGTCCATGACGGACGTCTACCTTCTGAACGTGGCCATAGCAGACATGCTGTTTGTGGCGGCTCTACCCCTGATCATCTACAATGAGCAGAGTGGCTGGGCCATGGGGACGGTGGCCTGTAAGGTTCTCCGCGGGGCCTACAGCGTCAACCTGTACAGTGGCATGCTGCTGTTAGCTTGTATTAGCACCGACCGCTACATTGCTATCGTCCAGGCCCGTCGCTCCTTCCGGCTCCGCTCCCTGATCTTCAGCCGCATCATCTGCGCTGCAGTCTGGAGCCTGGCcctgctcctctctgtccccaccTTTGTCTACTACGAGCGTTATGTGCCTGCACACAGCACCCTTGGAAATTATTATGACAACTATGATTACAACAATGCTACAACACCGTTTGATCTGGAGAACACCATATTCTTAGAGGAGGAGGACTATGTAGTCTGCAACTTCAGGTTCCCAGACAATGCCACAGCCCGTCAGATGAAGATCCTGGTCCCGAGCACCCAGATGGCGGTGGGCTTCTTGCTGCCCCTGTTGGTCATGGGCTTCTGCTATGCCAACATCATTGTCACGCTGCTGCGTGCCAAGAACTTCCAGAGGCACAAGGCGGTGCGCGTGGTGCTGGCTGTGGTGGTCGTGTTTATCATCTGTCATCTGCCCTACAACGTCGCGCTGCTCTACGACACGGTCAACAAATTCCAGAACCTGGCCTGCAGTCACGTGGATGCCACCGAAGTGGCCAAGACAGTGACGGAAACGGTGGCCTACCTGCACTGCTGCCTCAACCCGGTCCTATACGCCTTCATCGGGGTGAAGTTCAGGAACCACTTCAGGAAGATTGTGGAGGATGTGTGGTGCATTGGGAAGAGGGTCATGAATCCCCGACGCTTCTCCAGGGCCACGTCAGAGATGTATGTCTCCACTGTCCGCAAGTCTATGGATGGTTCCTCTACAGACAATGCATCTTCTTTCACCATGTGA
- the LOC129825403 gene encoding uncharacterized protein LOC129825403 isoform X1 gives MSATEDDTELRDLLIQTLENNGVLNKLKAEMRAAVFLAMDEQARVENKTPLVNENLKKCLNTQDGHLVASLIIDFLQVFHIDFTLAVFQPEINSLNGLGSREQVSRDLGITETDMNRTTPLLLELVKRGRHREKASIFSAELSPRQIADARQKFDSYDKDRTDGICKEDLEALFGDVFPNFNKNMLERFVTDELRAGDKASSKSSDFQEFLGLYRRFFSQCRSVITHDTSDVIHNPSGFVEKMSPSPASKIPRFKGHKNSAQEEKADAKVNCKGEEVSHSDTSLNFVSLKGKGQGHVVSRHSEASGDNGNAPVASLKKGLEVEEHADESNSFFDDPLPKPQKTYGWRAADLGRGVGSRTLASFLDPATQRSAAGGGSHSGESHHRDLSGSRNDDDVDCDDDFNSHRSDISKSEVSIGEEIEEVSVKGPDNSNKEKMNHTDNGEETVNNSVVYDYDVVEPCNMEDNNSVETVVRLYIHSVICILGLLGNILVIVTYAFYKKAKSMTDVYLLNVAIADMLFVAALPLIIYNEQSGWAMGTVACKVLRGAYSVNLYSGMLLLACISTDRYIAIVQARRSFRLRSLIFSRIICAAVWSLALLLSVPTFVYYERYVPAHSTLGNYYDNYDYNNATTPFDLENTIFLEEEDYVVCNFRFPDNATARQMKILVPSTQMAVGFLLPLLVMGFCYANIIVTLLRAKNFQRHKAVRVVLAVVVVFIICHLPYNVALLYDTVNKFQNLACSHVDATEVAKTVTETVAYLHCCLNPVLYAFIGVKFRNHFRKIVEDVWCIGKRVMNPRRFSRATSEMYVSTVRKSMDGSSTDNASSFTM, from the exons GCAGAAATGCGTGCTGCCGTCTTCCTGGCCATGGATGAACAAGCTAGAGTGGAG AATAAAACTCCACTTGTCAATGAAAACTTGAAGAAATGTCTTAATACACAGGATG GACACCTGGTGGCCAGCCTTATCATAGACTTCCTGCAGGTGTTCCACATAGACTTCACACTTGCTGTCTTCCAGCCAGAGATCaactca CTAAATGGCCTGGGCAGCCGTGAGCAGGTGTCTCGTGATCTGGGTATCACTGAGACCGATATGAATAGGACCACTCCTCTGCTGCTTGAGCTTGTCAAGAGAGGCAGACACAGGGAGAAGGCCTCCATCTTCTCAGCG GAACTATCCCCCAGGCAAATAGCAGATGCTCGGCAGAAGTTTGACAGTTATGACAAG GACAGAACTGATGGGATATGCAAAGAGGATTTGGAAGCTCTGTTCGGAGATGTATTTCCCAACTTCAACAA GAACATGCTGGAGAGGTTCGTCACTGATGAGCTCCGAGCTGGAGACAAAGCCTCCAGTAAAT ctAGTGACTTCCAAGAGTTTCTGGGCTTGTACAGGCGCTTCTTCAGTCAGTGTCGAAGTGTG ATCACCCATGACACCAGTGATGTCATTCACAATCCCAGTGGATTTGTTGAGAAGATGAGCCCTTCACCGGCGAGTAAG ATCCCCAGGTTTAAAGGACATAAGAACAGTGCGCAGGAGGAGAAGGCTGACGCCAAGGTAAACTGCAAG GGCGAGGAGGTCAGCCACAGTGACACCAGTCTGAACTTCGTCTCTCTAAAGGGTAAAGGTCAGGGTCACGTGGTGTCGAGGCACAGCGAGGCGTCCGGGGACAACGGCAACGCCCCCGTGGCGAGCCTGAAGAAGGGTCTCGAGGTGGAGGAGCACGCAGACGAGAGCAACTCGTTCTTTGACGACCCTTTGCCTAAACCACAGAAAACCTATGGCTG GAGAGCAGCAGATTTGGGGAGGGGAGTGGGCAGCAGAACCCTGGCCTCCTTTTTGGACCCGGCCACACAGCGGAGTGCTGCAGGTGGGGGGTCTCACTCAGGAGAATCCCACCACAGAGACCTCTCAGGCAGCAGGAACG ATGATGACGTTGACTGTGATGATGACTTTAACAG CCATCGATCAGATATCTCTAAGAGTGAGGTGAGCATTGGAGAAGAGATCGAGGAGGTTTCCGTAAAGGGACCTGACAACAGCAATAAG GAGAAAATGAACCATACGGATAATGGCGAGGAAACAGTTAACAATTCAGTGGTGTATGACTATGATGTGGTGGAGCCATGTAATATGGAAGACAACaacagtgtggagacagtggtgCGACTCTACATCCACTCTGTCATCTGCATCCTGGGTTTACTGGGCAACATCCTGGTGATCGTCACCTACGCCTTCTACAAGAAGGCCAAGTCCATGACGGACGTCTACCTTCTGAACGTGGCCATAGCAGACATGCTGTTTGTGGCGGCTCTACCCCTGATCATCTACAATGAGCAGAGTGGCTGGGCCATGGGGACGGTGGCCTGTAAGGTTCTCCGCGGGGCCTACAGCGTCAACCTGTACAGTGGCATGCTGCTGTTAGCTTGTATTAGCACCGACCGCTACATTGCTATCGTCCAGGCCCGTCGCTCCTTCCGGCTCCGCTCCCTGATCTTCAGCCGCATCATCTGCGCTGCAGTCTGGAGCCTGGCcctgctcctctctgtccccaccTTTGTCTACTACGAGCGTTATGTGCCTGCACACAGCACCCTTGGAAATTATTATGACAACTATGATTACAACAATGCTACAACACCGTTTGATCTGGAGAACACCATATTCTTAGAGGAGGAGGACTATGTAGTCTGCAACTTCAGGTTCCCAGACAATGCCACAGCCCGTCAGATGAAGATCCTGGTCCCGAGCACCCAGATGGCGGTGGGCTTCTTGCTGCCCCTGTTGGTCATGGGCTTCTGCTATGCCAACATCATTGTCACGCTGCTGCGTGCCAAGAACTTCCAGAGGCACAAGGCGGTGCGCGTGGTGCTGGCTGTGGTGGTCGTGTTTATCATCTGTCATCTGCCCTACAACGTCGCGCTGCTCTACGACACGGTCAACAAATTCCAGAACCTGGCCTGCAGTCACGTGGATGCCACCGAAGTGGCCAAGACAGTGACGGAAACGGTGGCCTACCTGCACTGCTGCCTCAACCCGGTCCTATACGCCTTCATCGGGGTGAAGTTCAGGAACCACTTCAGGAAGATTGTGGAGGATGTGTGGTGCATTGGGAAGAGGGTCATGAATCCCCGACGCTTCTCCAGGGCCACGTCAGAGATGTATGTCTCCACTGTCCGCAAGTCTATGGATGGTTCCTCTACAGACAATGCATCTTCTTTCACCATGTGA
- the LOC129825403 gene encoding uncharacterized protein LOC129825403 isoform X4, producing MSATEDDTELRDLLIQTLENNGVLNKLKAEMRAAVFLAMDEQARVENKTPLVNENLKKCLNTQDGHLVASLIIDFLQVFHIDFTLAVFQPEINSLNGLGSREQVSRDLGITETDMNRTTPLLLELVKRGRHREKASIFSAELSPRQIADARQKFDSYDKDRTDGICKEDLEALFGDVFPNFNKNMLERFVTDELRAGDKASSKSSDFQEFLGLYRRFFSQCRSVITHDTSDVIHNPSGFVEKMSPSPASKIPRFKGHKNSAQEEKADAKGKGQGHVVSRHSEASGDNGNAPVASLKKGLEVEEHADESNSFFDDPLPKPQKTYGWRAADLGRGVGSRTLASFLDPATQRSAAGGGSHSGESHHRDLSGSRNDDDVDCDDDFNSHRSDISKSEVSIGEEIEEVSVKGPDNSNKEKMNHTDNGEETVNNSVVYDYDVVEPCNMEDNNSVETVVRLYIHSVICILGLLGNILVIVTYAFYKKAKSMTDVYLLNVAIADMLFVAALPLIIYNEQSGWAMGTVACKVLRGAYSVNLYSGMLLLACISTDRYIAIVQARRSFRLRSLIFSRIICAAVWSLALLLSVPTFVYYERYVPAHSTLGNYYDNYDYNNATTPFDLENTIFLEEEDYVVCNFRFPDNATARQMKILVPSTQMAVGFLLPLLVMGFCYANIIVTLLRAKNFQRHKAVRVVLAVVVVFIICHLPYNVALLYDTVNKFQNLACSHVDATEVAKTVTETVAYLHCCLNPVLYAFIGVKFRNHFRKIVEDVWCIGKRVMNPRRFSRATSEMYVSTVRKSMDGSSTDNASSFTM from the exons GCAGAAATGCGTGCTGCCGTCTTCCTGGCCATGGATGAACAAGCTAGAGTGGAG AATAAAACTCCACTTGTCAATGAAAACTTGAAGAAATGTCTTAATACACAGGATG GACACCTGGTGGCCAGCCTTATCATAGACTTCCTGCAGGTGTTCCACATAGACTTCACACTTGCTGTCTTCCAGCCAGAGATCaactca CTAAATGGCCTGGGCAGCCGTGAGCAGGTGTCTCGTGATCTGGGTATCACTGAGACCGATATGAATAGGACCACTCCTCTGCTGCTTGAGCTTGTCAAGAGAGGCAGACACAGGGAGAAGGCCTCCATCTTCTCAGCG GAACTATCCCCCAGGCAAATAGCAGATGCTCGGCAGAAGTTTGACAGTTATGACAAG GACAGAACTGATGGGATATGCAAAGAGGATTTGGAAGCTCTGTTCGGAGATGTATTTCCCAACTTCAACAA GAACATGCTGGAGAGGTTCGTCACTGATGAGCTCCGAGCTGGAGACAAAGCCTCCAGTAAAT ctAGTGACTTCCAAGAGTTTCTGGGCTTGTACAGGCGCTTCTTCAGTCAGTGTCGAAGTGTG ATCACCCATGACACCAGTGATGTCATTCACAATCCCAGTGGATTTGTTGAGAAGATGAGCCCTTCACCGGCGAGTAAG ATCCCCAGGTTTAAAGGACATAAGAACAGTGCGCAGGAGGAGAAGGCTGACGCCAAG GGTAAAGGTCAGGGTCACGTGGTGTCGAGGCACAGCGAGGCGTCCGGGGACAACGGCAACGCCCCCGTGGCGAGCCTGAAGAAGGGTCTCGAGGTGGAGGAGCACGCAGACGAGAGCAACTCGTTCTTTGACGACCCTTTGCCTAAACCACAGAAAACCTATGGCTG GAGAGCAGCAGATTTGGGGAGGGGAGTGGGCAGCAGAACCCTGGCCTCCTTTTTGGACCCGGCCACACAGCGGAGTGCTGCAGGTGGGGGGTCTCACTCAGGAGAATCCCACCACAGAGACCTCTCAGGCAGCAGGAACG ATGATGACGTTGACTGTGATGATGACTTTAACAG CCATCGATCAGATATCTCTAAGAGTGAGGTGAGCATTGGAGAAGAGATCGAGGAGGTTTCCGTAAAGGGACCTGACAACAGCAATAAG GAGAAAATGAACCATACGGATAATGGCGAGGAAACAGTTAACAATTCAGTGGTGTATGACTATGATGTGGTGGAGCCATGTAATATGGAAGACAACaacagtgtggagacagtggtgCGACTCTACATCCACTCTGTCATCTGCATCCTGGGTTTACTGGGCAACATCCTGGTGATCGTCACCTACGCCTTCTACAAGAAGGCCAAGTCCATGACGGACGTCTACCTTCTGAACGTGGCCATAGCAGACATGCTGTTTGTGGCGGCTCTACCCCTGATCATCTACAATGAGCAGAGTGGCTGGGCCATGGGGACGGTGGCCTGTAAGGTTCTCCGCGGGGCCTACAGCGTCAACCTGTACAGTGGCATGCTGCTGTTAGCTTGTATTAGCACCGACCGCTACATTGCTATCGTCCAGGCCCGTCGCTCCTTCCGGCTCCGCTCCCTGATCTTCAGCCGCATCATCTGCGCTGCAGTCTGGAGCCTGGCcctgctcctctctgtccccaccTTTGTCTACTACGAGCGTTATGTGCCTGCACACAGCACCCTTGGAAATTATTATGACAACTATGATTACAACAATGCTACAACACCGTTTGATCTGGAGAACACCATATTCTTAGAGGAGGAGGACTATGTAGTCTGCAACTTCAGGTTCCCAGACAATGCCACAGCCCGTCAGATGAAGATCCTGGTCCCGAGCACCCAGATGGCGGTGGGCTTCTTGCTGCCCCTGTTGGTCATGGGCTTCTGCTATGCCAACATCATTGTCACGCTGCTGCGTGCCAAGAACTTCCAGAGGCACAAGGCGGTGCGCGTGGTGCTGGCTGTGGTGGTCGTGTTTATCATCTGTCATCTGCCCTACAACGTCGCGCTGCTCTACGACACGGTCAACAAATTCCAGAACCTGGCCTGCAGTCACGTGGATGCCACCGAAGTGGCCAAGACAGTGACGGAAACGGTGGCCTACCTGCACTGCTGCCTCAACCCGGTCCTATACGCCTTCATCGGGGTGAAGTTCAGGAACCACTTCAGGAAGATTGTGGAGGATGTGTGGTGCATTGGGAAGAGGGTCATGAATCCCCGACGCTTCTCCAGGGCCACGTCAGAGATGTATGTCTCCACTGTCCGCAAGTCTATGGATGGTTCCTCTACAGACAATGCATCTTCTTTCACCATGTGA
- the LOC129825403 gene encoding uncharacterized protein LOC129825403 isoform X2, translating to MSATEDDTELRDLLIQTLENNGVLNKLKAEMRAAVFLAMDEQARVENKTPLVNENLKKCLNTQDGHLVASLIIDFLQVFHIDFTLAVFQPEINSLNGLGSREQVSRDLGITETDMNRTTPLLLELVKRGRHREKASIFSAELSPRQIADARQKFDSYDKDRTDGICKEDLEALFGDVFPNFNKNMLERFVTDELRAGDKASSKSSDFQEFLGLYRRFFSQCRSVITHDTSDVIHNPSGFVEKMSPSPASKIPRFKGHKNSAQEEKADAKGEEVSHSDTSLNFVSLKGKGQGHVVSRHSEASGDNGNAPVASLKKGLEVEEHADESNSFFDDPLPKPQKTYGWRAADLGRGVGSRTLASFLDPATQRSAAGGGSHSGESHHRDLSGSRNDDDVDCDDDFNSHRSDISKSEVSIGEEIEEVSVKGPDNSNKEKMNHTDNGEETVNNSVVYDYDVVEPCNMEDNNSVETVVRLYIHSVICILGLLGNILVIVTYAFYKKAKSMTDVYLLNVAIADMLFVAALPLIIYNEQSGWAMGTVACKVLRGAYSVNLYSGMLLLACISTDRYIAIVQARRSFRLRSLIFSRIICAAVWSLALLLSVPTFVYYERYVPAHSTLGNYYDNYDYNNATTPFDLENTIFLEEEDYVVCNFRFPDNATARQMKILVPSTQMAVGFLLPLLVMGFCYANIIVTLLRAKNFQRHKAVRVVLAVVVVFIICHLPYNVALLYDTVNKFQNLACSHVDATEVAKTVTETVAYLHCCLNPVLYAFIGVKFRNHFRKIVEDVWCIGKRVMNPRRFSRATSEMYVSTVRKSMDGSSTDNASSFTM from the exons GCAGAAATGCGTGCTGCCGTCTTCCTGGCCATGGATGAACAAGCTAGAGTGGAG AATAAAACTCCACTTGTCAATGAAAACTTGAAGAAATGTCTTAATACACAGGATG GACACCTGGTGGCCAGCCTTATCATAGACTTCCTGCAGGTGTTCCACATAGACTTCACACTTGCTGTCTTCCAGCCAGAGATCaactca CTAAATGGCCTGGGCAGCCGTGAGCAGGTGTCTCGTGATCTGGGTATCACTGAGACCGATATGAATAGGACCACTCCTCTGCTGCTTGAGCTTGTCAAGAGAGGCAGACACAGGGAGAAGGCCTCCATCTTCTCAGCG GAACTATCCCCCAGGCAAATAGCAGATGCTCGGCAGAAGTTTGACAGTTATGACAAG GACAGAACTGATGGGATATGCAAAGAGGATTTGGAAGCTCTGTTCGGAGATGTATTTCCCAACTTCAACAA GAACATGCTGGAGAGGTTCGTCACTGATGAGCTCCGAGCTGGAGACAAAGCCTCCAGTAAAT ctAGTGACTTCCAAGAGTTTCTGGGCTTGTACAGGCGCTTCTTCAGTCAGTGTCGAAGTGTG ATCACCCATGACACCAGTGATGTCATTCACAATCCCAGTGGATTTGTTGAGAAGATGAGCCCTTCACCGGCGAGTAAG ATCCCCAGGTTTAAAGGACATAAGAACAGTGCGCAGGAGGAGAAGGCTGACGCCAAG GGCGAGGAGGTCAGCCACAGTGACACCAGTCTGAACTTCGTCTCTCTAAAGGGTAAAGGTCAGGGTCACGTGGTGTCGAGGCACAGCGAGGCGTCCGGGGACAACGGCAACGCCCCCGTGGCGAGCCTGAAGAAGGGTCTCGAGGTGGAGGAGCACGCAGACGAGAGCAACTCGTTCTTTGACGACCCTTTGCCTAAACCACAGAAAACCTATGGCTG GAGAGCAGCAGATTTGGGGAGGGGAGTGGGCAGCAGAACCCTGGCCTCCTTTTTGGACCCGGCCACACAGCGGAGTGCTGCAGGTGGGGGGTCTCACTCAGGAGAATCCCACCACAGAGACCTCTCAGGCAGCAGGAACG ATGATGACGTTGACTGTGATGATGACTTTAACAG CCATCGATCAGATATCTCTAAGAGTGAGGTGAGCATTGGAGAAGAGATCGAGGAGGTTTCCGTAAAGGGACCTGACAACAGCAATAAG GAGAAAATGAACCATACGGATAATGGCGAGGAAACAGTTAACAATTCAGTGGTGTATGACTATGATGTGGTGGAGCCATGTAATATGGAAGACAACaacagtgtggagacagtggtgCGACTCTACATCCACTCTGTCATCTGCATCCTGGGTTTACTGGGCAACATCCTGGTGATCGTCACCTACGCCTTCTACAAGAAGGCCAAGTCCATGACGGACGTCTACCTTCTGAACGTGGCCATAGCAGACATGCTGTTTGTGGCGGCTCTACCCCTGATCATCTACAATGAGCAGAGTGGCTGGGCCATGGGGACGGTGGCCTGTAAGGTTCTCCGCGGGGCCTACAGCGTCAACCTGTACAGTGGCATGCTGCTGTTAGCTTGTATTAGCACCGACCGCTACATTGCTATCGTCCAGGCCCGTCGCTCCTTCCGGCTCCGCTCCCTGATCTTCAGCCGCATCATCTGCGCTGCAGTCTGGAGCCTGGCcctgctcctctctgtccccaccTTTGTCTACTACGAGCGTTATGTGCCTGCACACAGCACCCTTGGAAATTATTATGACAACTATGATTACAACAATGCTACAACACCGTTTGATCTGGAGAACACCATATTCTTAGAGGAGGAGGACTATGTAGTCTGCAACTTCAGGTTCCCAGACAATGCCACAGCCCGTCAGATGAAGATCCTGGTCCCGAGCACCCAGATGGCGGTGGGCTTCTTGCTGCCCCTGTTGGTCATGGGCTTCTGCTATGCCAACATCATTGTCACGCTGCTGCGTGCCAAGAACTTCCAGAGGCACAAGGCGGTGCGCGTGGTGCTGGCTGTGGTGGTCGTGTTTATCATCTGTCATCTGCCCTACAACGTCGCGCTGCTCTACGACACGGTCAACAAATTCCAGAACCTGGCCTGCAGTCACGTGGATGCCACCGAAGTGGCCAAGACAGTGACGGAAACGGTGGCCTACCTGCACTGCTGCCTCAACCCGGTCCTATACGCCTTCATCGGGGTGAAGTTCAGGAACCACTTCAGGAAGATTGTGGAGGATGTGTGGTGCATTGGGAAGAGGGTCATGAATCCCCGACGCTTCTCCAGGGCCACGTCAGAGATGTATGTCTCCACTGTCCGCAAGTCTATGGATGGTTCCTCTACAGACAATGCATCTTCTTTCACCATGTGA